A window of Danaus plexippus chromosome 26, MEX_DaPlex, whole genome shotgun sequence genomic DNA:
ATTccgttaaaaaatttatgaagctgccagaattaatacaaaattttataaagatagatAAGGAATTGGGGGTCCCACAGCacttaatttgtaaaaactttctttatcTATTGACTTGTGCCTTagaatgtatatgtatttatataatatataataagatatcaGATATTCCGTTTTTGAGACTCAAGCTAATCTAATTAGTATTAAACTAAACGAATATCAAGTCAGAAAAtgttataactaatattaaattaaatctcttgtaacatattcttttataaacaaaattattttcatacaaatattttaaataattaattggttACTTAAAGAAAGAATCCTTATAATCCTGGTAACATTTCCGGTCAATGTGACTTTGGTGTACAAAACAAAGATGACATTTGTTTCTAGATATCctttgttcaatatttttctaatttaaaataaaaagttacctTATCAAACCAAACTAAATTTACGACTAATGtattttctgatattttttttcttttttgccAATTCTCCACAAAGGTCAATGATATTAACCTCTCGTAACTTAACTGAGTCTCCTTAATGGTGTTTAAagatatatctataatatatttaaagtactaTTCCCTAACAACAAGTTTGCATCGTTGCACTACAAACGGAgcgtttaaagttttttattcataattcttcgcacgttataatattaaaggagGTTCTGGAATAAAGTACAGGAGACGCTTTGTGTATAGTGTGACGATGCTTACTATTAGTAAGAATACTAtacagtaaattaatattttgtttcttattatagAGCGACCTACGTGTCAGTGCTAACGATATCCGCTTTCTCTTTGGAGCGATACTTAGCGATCTGTCATCCCCTGCATCTATACGCCATGGCTGGTTTGACGCGTGCCACGAAAATCATTGTAGTTTTGTGGCTTGTGGCGTTGGTAAGTGCATCGCCATACGCCCACTACAGCGACATTTATTACAGAGACTATCCACCAAGTAAgtcacatttattatattaacaaacctTCCTCTACTCGTGTTCTtcgtcatatattttatcgtacaatgataaaacatatcacataatgtaaaattatttaatataacatccgaataataataataatgttctgATTGTTATTTCGTTTAACTATGTTACTTACGATATCAATATAGGTGGAGCTGTTCTTTAGTATAGGATTgaaaaacacttaaatatttatacttaaacttattttataatattattaagataatttaatgacgttaaattattatataaaaataattaatttacttacacGATTGATCCGCTAACAAAGAGATGTTGTATTTGAAATACCTTAAAGCGTGACATGCGAATGCTTATGACTGGAATCGTGTTTAGCTGATTGATGTTACATAAACTGAAATGGTTTTGTAGTTTAATAACCGTGATGCTGTGATATCTCGACGGTTTTAATTGTATCAACGTATTCGGTTAAATCTGAATTAATCTGTCGGAAGTTACGAAACAGAAATTAATACACAAGTTCCATAGTTGAAGTATATACATTTGTAAGTTTAGATTACATTTATGTGACGTTCTCTATGTTGAGTGAGTTTCGAAATGTTTtggaaaaatgttatatatatatatattgttcagTGTTTCTTTTACATAACTCCTGAATGTTGCTTTGTTTAGAGAGGTTTGGACAGACTATGTTTAAATCAGTTCTTTGGAAGCAAAACatgattaaactttttaatgaaacaaatatccTACTTTTCACATCACTATATTTTTACGGTCACATGTATTATCATAAATCATTTtggtaatgaatttaaatatattttcaggcAGTATCTGcctttcaaaaattatttctaggTCGATTCCTACTTGAAAACACGCTATAAAAACCAGCTAATATTTGGtcatatatttctattgttaaattataaggcttatttaaataaaggatAATGAATTCTACGACCTTGAAATGCTAGAAATGAAATGAAGACTAGTTTAAGGAAGCCAGCTGTTTGACTTTGTTCAGCAAAGAAAAAACATTGCCGAATCTTTTAATTACGAatactgttaaataaaataaagttaacattttaaacatattttccgCAACATAAAGGTCAACCAGTCAATACGtcacatttttttagtaatgCTAAGGCTTCATTCATAATGGCATTGTAGAGTATTTCAAATTTcgcttatatataattatatgatattatttctaaCACCAAACCTACTTTCCCGTTACACTTTCCGAACAATTTCTTCAGAGGAAAAATCtgctatttatgaataattgttttacaaaaattttatttactgaatTTGGTAATCAGAGAAtgcatcataaaatatttggattCCACtctaaatagaattaaatttacctttagtaaatatttacatcgCTTTTCTATTTCTGATTTTAAGCAGAGCACTAAAGTAGTGACCTCACACGATTCCAATACAGTCAATTTATATACAGATGAAGTTGTAAAGtacaatgttaaatataaaattagatcGCACTCAGTCCTATCGATAAGTGATgaagattttcatttaaattccaCACGTTTGATTCAACTGAGATTATATTAGTTTTCCCTTTATATCTCGCATCATAATGTCCAGAATCATAACACCAGCATCACCAACTGTACCAATAATGTTAAGGTATTGTATGTAGGCATAAAAGTAagtggaattttttttttatgaatatggaAACTCATCATTTTCAACGTTTGAAGAAAATGTAGgagaaaatttaagaatatgtaCTCATTAaccaaaaactaaatttttgtttttttttttttcattttctcaGTTTCCCATCCAAGGGAATTTACCATTGGAAACTTAATGTCTTAGAATAtagcaaaaattttgtatattcatttatCGGAAGCGGCAAATTGAAATGTGAAGTTTTTAACGCTTacggtaaattaatttaagtaggAAAGGAGAGAAATGCCGACGTGGTCCTATTTACCCTATTAAAGtgtctttatttatacatatatatattttgtttttaatataaaacataagaaaggacacataattaatttaaagatgtttattattattaaattttctctaATTATTTGCAAATACAGCTTtagtactaataatataaagctgCCAGTTTACgtcaagtaaattttatttacaggtCTCCGAGTGTtcgcttgtttttttttaataagaaaaagtatttattaattattaacacatTATGTAAATTGGAtcacaaattatatgtaactGTTTAAGATTCTGGGAACGTGTCACTGGATTCAGCGTTCTGTACCCTGACCGCGTCGTCACCGCTCTTGGAAATCAGCAGcattttcttcttcttcataCCAGCTGTCATCATACTATGTCTATACATCACCATGGGGATTCATATCAGGTGTCTAGTAACGTTgaaatttagttataataatccGGAAGCTCAAGGTCTGCGTTTCTGACAGGTCGCGTAACTTTGGACGGTCCAATGAGCGACGTAACTTTGGATTGGCCtacaatttataacaatgttttaaataccTGTCATTTACTTCATAGAGTGAAagcattacaaattaaatagttgTTCCAACTTACAactaaaaacaatagttttaaaaagtcaaacTTTCGATTTTAAGGCAATATCAACTTTTTTACTTTGCACAGAGGTGACAAGATCACATAACATGATACACAAAATCCAAtgccattatattaaaaataactactgtgttttatttatgaaacgcAAACTCTGAGCGGCCGGACCATGCTTTGTTATATCAAATCATAAACAGACCAAGTTAttcatttttcttaaatttctttGCCGAAATGGGAAAGGAGAAAGGTTGTCTATAGTTTAATGTCTTTATAACCTAACACTAACTCCGTATGTCCTACCGACACTAATTAACTTCTGTCTAAACACATTAAATCCTTTTGTTCAGGCCTccataattaatgtaaataactaCACTACTTCaaacatttaatgaaatcaatggaatataatttctttttaaactatttaaaattggaaCGGAACAAAGTTTGTTCCGCTGATATTGTTTTGTAGTTAGCGTTCGCGAGGCTGAGTTTATGCAACAACTAATTTAGtgcaatgaaattttaaataacctggTTATTTACGGGGATgggttttgtaaatttatttagctaTTGATAAAGGCCTctacacatatacatacaagtctgtgtgtgtgtgtgtgtgtgtgaaaaAGCCTTTTTGAGTAACACatagctattattataaacgctGTCCTCTTTCCTAGGTCCACCAAAGTAAGTGCCAAGGCAAAACAAGGCATGTTCAAAGGACACGTCCACGGAGAATCAAGACAGGCAAAGTCGAGAAAAGCCGTCATACGAATGCTTAGTAAgtttctttactttttaaataatttaaaacaacactGGCCATAATATGATGACAATGTCAAGaagaatgttatatttttttattacattgttgaatattttcaaacttagaaataaaaattgaaaacctATTTAATTATGACCCTGCATAAAATGTGTGAGCTATCGAACAATGTTAAACGTGATtggataacaaataaaacttttaattgttaaCTTTTTGCTTGAAAATTGTAGTATtgtgttgtaaaaaatataaatatttattcggagtaacaaatacatttttagaaTCACATGACAACAAGGACAGCAGCATGCTTAGTCTAAATTAGTATCGTATGGTCATCTTAAAATACAATCAGACTCCGCTAACCACAAGTTTGCAAGTTTGCGTTTCCAGTTACTCAACACCAAACGACAAAACGTTTCGTATGTAGGAAATGAAACAAACTTGTACCATGGAtacagtattaaattttttaatgaatgaatCTAAGTTTATCAGATATTATGCGTTTTTTATGATTGTATATAATagtgtccgtaaccacactgCAATATCTCAAGACAcggtaagcgcattctgcgtACATCCAGGGCGGTATGCGAGAAAATTAAGATATCGGCGGCGGTAGATgacagacattttcatctcgtccgcccgtggtcacggttgctgtaaaataACCGtactatgtagtttttaaagtaatagaaTAATGCGTAGTAATgcgaaaatgttagttttatttaaatgaatactcgcgaaaatctatgaaatctttgtatataaataatttcagatGATTCTCAAACGTCTGATTTTTGTctgtctttataaaaaaaaacaaataaaaattatcgtcGTATGACTTGAAAGAACAATCAATATGTGAAATGTAGGTAGTCACCGAAAAGATTtgtggaaaatatatttgttacactCGAGATAGTTGTTTACCGTGACCACTAATCGCGTAACAATACAAAGTGATTCtcgaatgtaattttaaataatagtctGTGAACTcatattcttattttgaaaTCTTCAATCGATGAAGCCTTGGGATCAATTTAAATTGCGTTGAATTGGCAGTGATTAGCTacatttaactatttaaaaatcagaATATACTacgtattttcatttattgtttACGAATGTTAACCCCACaattaaatcgttttaaattagtacgaaaatcaataaaatacattagtgTTTTGTGGTCATACTTCTAATTTCCTAAAACATTGCTTACATGAAAGTTATATtcaactaattattttaataaaagcctTTCAATACTTTTGCTATAACAgacattctaaatataaatatctttgtgAAAATTTAGTCTCTTAGTCTCTTCAGTTTCacttaatcatatttaaatcatttgtttttttttttaaatatattcctaAAATTTCCATTTACGTTAAAAACTCGACGTTTATGTATTTTGcaccatatttatatataaataaatatacattttgagtgatttttatttcaagtacACTGATAAAACGTGGACGTCTAAGGACATGAATGTATTGGAACTCAGTTTGTGATAAATGTTTCATAAACTACAACAACGCTATAGGAACGATGTCACTAGTTATTATcgaaattaactattttatatatcaaaacttCCACTAAAAATTTCGTTCTAAATAACGTTGTATTAGAAAGTATTAGAAAGTTACATTCTTGGGTTCCAGTAGTTACAATTGTTCTTACAGGATGAGGCGAGAGCAATTGAACTCCGCATTTCTAATATCTTGTGTTAAATCAGTTGCTAAAGATTTGTTTCTTGACTAGTTTTTTTCAGTTATACAATACATAAAGACATATCGCCAATAACTACGACAtaacaatttgtattttttttatattacataataaaatcgataaaaGTCATTTTAAGCACAAcgctaaatttttattatttaagcaaCATTGGCggctaaattaaattaatataacaaatctaAGGCTGGAAGCGTTTTCAAActcaatttacataaattttcgcttattaacataaaattactcttaaattttagataaaatgtCACAATTCCTTGGAGACAATCGTAAAAGTCTTCCGCAATTCTCCGACACTGGGTCTACTGAGGTTTCCGAAACCTTATTTAAAAGTCAATTTCGTTcccaaaaactataaataaacaacaatataattagATATACGAAGTAGTAAATcaaataacattgaaatgaaaatgagTTGTTCGGATTCaagctttttttataaattcaattaaaatgacaaaaataattcaattaaaatgacaatagtCTTTCATGAATTTTACAAACGAACTAGAGCAATACTACATTAGCGggtattactatatattagtAGGGCTATAGacttttttaaacacaatattgATACACAATGCCGTGTCCAATAATGTCTACTTCACTGAAttctttacaacttttaaagtGTTTACTAAAAACCACAAAATACTATGATacaaaaatgtgtttaaaacgtcccattacaaaaaattttaccaaGCAACCAAGATGCTGAATCTATATAGAAGACctctttattaataatcgttttcttacaaaatattattttatcttaaaattatataataatggtgCAGAtcgtgttattataatatttttaatattgaagaaaattaacattaacgATGGCGTCTTGTAGCGTTCCTTCTATGCTGCAAAGTTAGGAAAAATTGTTTAGGATTTTCctggaaaaaaaacatacagatAGCACCTTCAAATGTTACCCTTAAATAAAGAATGGTAAAACTATCACACCCTTTTATCTGAAGATATCAGTTTAGAAACCTACTCATTTggacttattaattttatatatgccaTACGAATTTTAATCCAATCATGACTCAGTTGCTGTAGTGATAGCATTCTTCGTGTGCTGGACACCCTTCCACGTTCAGCGTCTCTTCTTCATATATGGCTACAACCATCCTGACTTCCACGTCATCAATGAACATCTGTTCAACGTGGCTGGGGCTTTGTACTACGTTTCAGCGACTGTGAACCCGATTTTGTACAACGTCATGAGTGCAAGGTAGGTTAagaattaaactaatatatatattttaaaagttctgAATTTTTTAGACGTAGAGATTACTCGAGGCTTACCAACAAAAtgtgttttcaatatattgttaacaggaaaataaagttttcgaTAAAAATGAACGAAGACGGGATAAAACATCTTTAATATTACAGTTATCTCATACACTTCccgtcataaaaataatggccTGGATATAAGTagccaatattattttaccaaaaacGCTTTCAAGACTCACATGCGATGAAAACAAACTCTTTACATATCAGCCATGCTCATGTGTATGTACATTTGTTACAAAAGAGTGTTTGTTAGTAGTTTTAAGATACCATTCTTACTATTACAATAGACCACAATACTGAAACTTTTCTTTCAACTAAACAAACAACTCACTAACAACGtctttgacaaaaatatatacaggcACAAAAATGCTAACGGggatcaaattaaaattgtttgacatgaaaaattttttctacaaaatattttttcagtaattcaatctaatttaaatattggccgaatgaaaaaaagttttcatattcATAATCAAACCGTATATTGCAAATAAATCAAAGTTACAGATTTTCATACACATTAGTTGATGAGCCTCTACataactgtttgatatttAAGTTACAAGTATTATACTGTCATCAATACAGTTCATACAAATCgtataacaatttttcttcACGTTtccaaagtaaatatattgttcaGAGCATAattgtttctattatttaatatttaatgattctcttttttatttatagacaaaTCGATTGCATTACTTGTGGaaaataacgtttttatttagcttTAAGTCTGTTTGATCCAACGGAAGCCGAACTAATTCTATTTAGTCCGAGGTCAACAGCAAATCAAACACCgtaaattaaaactactataaaatagttttcatcccttcagaaatatattgtaatttttaaacgtaacAAACGCACcgctattatatattttgtattatttactaaCTATAACGTAACCTTTGACTTCGTTACGTTTTAACTTAGCAAATATACaacaacatataattaatatataatcaatttttttcatatatattttaatgtagacgtcaatattcaaataactttACAGGTTTTTTACGGTATAGttgatttaaagatatttttaatacagttaTCTTAACACAAGCTTTATATCAATTGTATCAAAAATCCGTGTGATAAAGTACAATAAATGTTCCTGATTTCAGTAAACATgtccttatatatttttaaagttatatacttCGTTGGTATCAGGTATCGCTTGGCGTTCCAAGAGACCCTACTCTGTAGACACCAGCCTGATAGGAACAGCTTCGACAGGATCCGAAGGGAGACAACTCTCTCCACATGCGCCAGGCCCAAGTCCAGCTTCTACTCTGAACAAAGACTACCAACCAGTAAAGTGGACTTCGTTAAGGATAAACCATTCTGCATTGAAACTGAGATTGAcgacaaaacaattttttactaTCCCAACGTAAATAATGCTCTGCAAGACAATCATGACAATGGGGGACCTTCGTAGAGTTAACAtaggaaatttatatttatacgagGTCTATAagcactttaattttataagacaaaAGTTCTaaactgaatttatatttaaatttttgtttccgaacaaattaaagaaaaaataaccaTACAATCACTATTTTATTGATGATAGTTATAGTAACTTTAGTACGGGTGTATATTtacttgatattattaaagttttcatatttgtCTATTCATTTTCCATCACTCTTCAGAGTTGGGTTTCGTATTAATCAAACTTAACTGTAACCTTGAAAGTATTTCGttatcaaaatacataaagtttatttaaaaaaaattaatagcttttaaaacgttagttataaatagtatacgatatttgtaaataatattagaaaaggaaatagttatttgtaagaattgtaaaaatatcgaTAGGTTTCCCTTTCATTATCAACATGTAAAACCTCCTTTGTCCTTTcctatcttatttattaatataatttaagccCATAATcttgtaaatatatctttattaaaagagCTGCGTCACTTTAActgtcaaataattaaattctaaatgtaaatttattatattatctgtgctattttatattttattaactgtttTAGTATAAGaacttttataagtataagtaatgaatattttgtcGAACAATTTCGTAAGTTaggttttgtatatattaaaagatacttgtgttttgatgttatattaaaataaaatagaaatcaaaaggttgttttatttattctttagtctgtttatatttaatattaagtctttcataacaaaaaaattcattcacGTAATTACAATAggtatattgaaaacaaaggGACATAGCGagtaatacaattataatatcttttataacttctttaatcattaatatttacatattttttatgataaagttataaaaacggttcctatgtaattatatatctgtttataaaaaatataggtaataggtacattatacaattttgaaaaccatttaattcattttgaatCGATAGACACTAtcaaaaatagtttagttctttattaatacatttatttctaaatcttCTATGAAGGCAATAAGAACAgtgtttatttacaacatttaaaaattaaacaaaaaaatatgttttcaacAATGTCAAAACCGTAATAGCATTCACAGGATTCTCTgatatcaaatacatattttacatttttatgaactattttaacaatttgaaTGATACTGCAAGAGCGGTTAAAGTAATCGTTTTGAAGAATGTATAAGAAATACTTGCGCTTtacttttctattataaattattgtttttcgtATCATTTCGTGTCATTTTTGAGGCAAAAGTTGTAtgttagtaaaacctcattagtgttaactttatttacaataagaatttatagACATATCTCCTATTGTCAGTCAAAAAACTCAATTgattgtgataaaatatacCCATATGTATgatgaaaatgtttgttttaaggCCAAAAATTGCTAGATATGGTGTTCCATGtagtcattttatataacaagggTTTGAAATCCATTTtcgctttaaaattaacatgaaaataaaagagcAATAAGTTtgtgtgtaaatttaaataaatttagctgtaagcaaaaaattaaatcttatctgAAAAGCAATAATCATTAgtcactttttaaattactattttagcCATTTAACTAAGTCCAGCTATCTCAATATTATGACTTAAAGTTTTGTCTAACGCCGAATTGTTTGATCCAGATAACAATATCTATGAAGTTATAACTTTAAAGGGTATTTTGTAAGTTAGAATGGTAAATTTATGAAAGGTATAAAAGTGTACTGGGAACTTTCATCTGATGTAATGTATTCATAGAGatcaataaatcatttattttatcagaaGTATAGTTTTGTCCCTTAGTCGTAACGAGTTgttctaatataattaatcgtTTTGGTTGTTTCGCCAAATTGGAAcgacatttatatttgtaaataaagggATCCAgactaaaacatttataaaagatataaacatAGATAATATCATTAGGAGAAACCAAAAAGCAATTAAGAACTAaacttattaaacaaattacacaaataaattacgaatgtaaaaaaaaaaaaaattattacaaacgcgttgctttttgatttaaaaaaaatattaaaaatcaaaaagtcACGCCGTTTTACGTCTCCTCGTCCGTCTCCAAAATAATGgatctgttttaatttttttatcatcgtAATATTTCTTCGTTTTAAAAGTAGCACtcgaattattttttctgtcacatatataaatattcaccCAAGTACGTAACATACACATTTATATGCACATATAAGAACAAGCTTACATTAAATCAGAATTGCCTTATTCATTGAAACGACTATATTAGTTTGCTCTCTGCATTAGAGTTTTTCCaagaatttaatagtttttttcagACCTATTGTATAAGAGtcaaattatttgttcattCGCGTCCATTTCATTGATTTCTCCATAAAGTATAAAGTCGGTTATAAttccaatatatattaaatcatctaaaattttaaaagaaatgataaaaaatatacctttttTAAGGTAAATTTCTTGAGGAGCGTGAAATGCTTTAGGcgtgttttgaaatataaaaaaatacatcactGCTACGGTGCTAATAACacgtttgtataatataagtgtgttaaataaagtatcaagatatgtattaattttcatgtagaataacaaattaaatagatttttttaatattgtctttgtaattgtagtttataattaaatgaaaaataattcaattcacAATTTCCactagaattaaatattaccaattaaatattaacaatccAAAATACAATCCACAAAGAAAACTTAATCAATGAATAGTGGCGTAGTCCTTTACGTCTTCACTTCTGTCCGCACTCAAGCCTTGTTTGCTTTTTCTTACCGTTTACTGAACTGAAGAACACACATTGCGAGAGTAAGCTAAGTATGAATTCCGCTTCAACAAGAGCGTCTAACTAGTTTCTTCTCGACAGATACAACTTTTCAGACCTCTgacagattattttaatactatttaatatttaattgcattatgattttttttcttttgttagtTAGGTTTCGATAACCAAGGTTAAAaacgtataaaaatgttaaaattatatggatGTTACTATggaattaacaattaattatttataagtaaaaccgttatagtataaaatgaaataactcTCCCATGAAGTGAACGTTTATAATACTAAAGTATAATaaccatttaaataacacattatataacaatgggccaataactataaaaagtgtatgaaattatttgaaaaatattttaaaaataacttaaaatcagtatatttttataaataaaaaaaagacattgCATATAACGTTTTATGATTTTAGgccaatatgaaaataaaactgactCATAAtggtattgttaaaatatcttttaccaAAACGAATTCAGGttactgataattttaatccGACTGACAAAATGATGACTTGACTACAGATTGATTGATGTTCTATTTAACTGGTTACCCTCTTTGCAACTAAGAAGACTGATGGACTATTTACAaccgataaatttaaataaaatctaaatagacaaaataatatgtgatctaaatctttgtcttttaaataaattatgaaattgataaaatatttctgtattttcatttcgaataaagtttttaaggaAACAACACTATCggtttccaaatttaaaatcctgttgtttttttaattaataaattaaaagattcaTGGAAATAGATTTTAGCAGTAACGTAACCCATGAAAATCTGCAACATtatgttgcggatgtgttTC
This region includes:
- the LOC116774470 gene encoding neuropeptides capa receptor-like, whose protein sequence is MEVESFLRGNETLEDFYNRCNNLSFFDCSEEEMLWWLMGSRRLPLKEIIPWSIVLVVIFLTGVMGNVCVCLVIVRNSGLHTATNYYLFSLAVSDLLLLLFGLPNDLAVYWHQYPYSLGLVFCKLRAYISEAATYVSVLTISAFSLERYLAICHPLHLYAMAGLTRATKIIVVLWLVALVSASPYAHYSDIYYRDYPPNSGNVSLDSAFCTLTASSPLLEISSIFFFFIPAVIILCLYITMGIHIRSTKVSAKAKQGMFKGHVHGESRQAKSRKAVIRMLIAVVIAFFVCWTPFHVQRLFFIYGYNHPDFHVINEHLFNVAGALYYVSATVNPILYNVMSARYRLAFQETLLCRHQPDRNSFDRIRRETTLSTCARPKSSFYSEQRLPTSKVDFVKDKPFCIETEIDDKTIFYYPNVNNALQDNHDNGGPS